The Brassica oleracea var. oleracea cultivar TO1000 chromosome C6, BOL, whole genome shotgun sequence genome includes a region encoding these proteins:
- the LOC106298843 gene encoding early nodulin-like protein 3, which yields MRVTWSSGRLGGHDLLDTEPQTVTVEKSSTTPSAQLNRQYRAVASEGPRVFKVGDEFEWRVPLQNDTSVYSRWASTNRFHIGDSLSFVYDKDSVMEVDKWGFYHCNASDPITAFDNGNSTFYLDRPGLFYFISGSNAHCTSGQRLIVEVMHIHHHNHHDASLPPSMSPLSASSPSESAFDSHDPASSAVSSSLLASFFPPFAALLVVALLCCQP from the exons ATGAGGGTGACGTGGTCAAGCGGAAGGTTAGGGGGCCATGACTTGCTCGACACGGAACCTCAAACCGTAACCGTCGAAAAATCATCCACGACTCCGAGTGCTCAACTCAACCGCCAATATAG GGCAGTAGCGTCAGAGGGTCCTAGAGTTTTCAAGGTTGGAGACGAGTTCGAGTGGAGAGTTCCACTTCAGAATGATACATCGGTTTACAGCCGCTGGGCGAGCACCAACCGCTTCCACATCGGCGATTCTCTCT CGTTTGTGTACGACAAGGACTCGGTGATGGAAGTAGACAAATGGGGTTTCTACCACTGCAACGCCAGCGATCCCATCACAGCGTTTGACAATGGAAACAGCACGTTTTACCTTGATCGTCCTGGTCTCTTCTACTTCATCAGCGGCTCCAACGCCCACTGCACCAGTGGACAGCGTCTCATCGTCGAAGTGATGCATATCCACCACCACAACCACCACGACGCTTCCTTGCCTCCATCCATGTCGCCTCTCTCTGCCAGCTCTCCCTCTGAATCTGCATTTGACTCTCATGATCCTGCTTCTTCTGCGGTCTCCTCCTCCCTGCTCGCCTCCTTCTTCCCTCCCTTTGCTGCACTTCTTGTTGTTGCTCTTCTCTGCTGCCAACCATAG
- the LOC106300462 gene encoding peroxisome biogenesis protein 2, translated as MTSPPPPDDDAWVRSHHRLLPQSQSLLSSHRSVIAVAISRVNQFDAARLDVEMSAMLKEQLVKVFTLAKPGMLFQYEPELDAFLEFLIWRFSIWVDKPTPGNALMNLRYRDERVAAQLSGKVRTGLEGPGLTAPQKIWYCVASVGGQYLFSRLQSFSAFRRWGDSEQRPLARRLWTLVQRIEGIYKAASLLNLLSFLYTGRYRNLIEKALRARLVYRSPHMNRSVSFEYMNRQLVWNEFSEMLLLLLPLLNSSAIKNILSPFAKESSSSNKEDTVACPICQVDPATPFIALPCQHRYCYYCIRTRCASAASFRCLRCNEPVVAIQREGVSSGK; from the exons ATGACGTCGCCTCCGCCTCCTGACGATGATGCTTGGGTGCGTTCTCATCACCGTTTACTTCCCCAATCGCAATCGCTTCTCTCTTCCCACCGG TCAGTTATAGCGGTTGCAATCTCAAGGGTAAATCAGTTCGACGCTGCAAGGCTAGATGTTGAAATGTCTGCCATGTTGAAGGAACAGTTGGTTAAGGTTTTCACTTTGGCCAAG CCAGGAATGCTGTTTCAATACGAACCAGAGCTAGATGCTTTCCTTGAGTTTCTCATTTGGAGATTCTCTATTTGGGTTGACAAACCTACCCCTGGAAACGCTCTCATGAATCTTAGATACAGAGATGAACGTGTTGCTGCCCAACTCTCTGGGAAAG TCAGAACAGGACTAGAAGGCCCTGGACTTACTGCTCCCCAAAAGATTTGGTACTGTGTTGCCTCAGTTGGTGGTCAGTACCTCTTCTCCCGTTTGCAGTCGTTTTCTGCTTTCCGTAGATGGGGTGATTCTGAGCAGAGACCATTGGCTAGGCGACTTTGGACCCTCGTCCAACGAATCGAAGGCATCTATAAAGCTGCTTCTCTTCTTAACCTCTTGTCGTTTCTTTATACCGGAAG GTATAGGAACCTCATTGAAAAAGCTTTGAGAGCAAGGCTTGTCTATAGGAGTCCCCATATGAACCGATCTGTCAGCTTCGAGTACATGAATCGCCAACTTGTCTGGAATGAATTTTCC GAAATGCTTTTGCTGCTTCTTCCACTGCTCAACTCTTCAGCTATAAAGAATATCCTTAGTCCATTTGCCAAGGAAAGTTCCTCAAGCAATAAAGAGGATACAGTTGCTTGCCCCATTTGCCAAGTGGATCCTGCAACTCCGTTTATTGCTCTGCCTTGCCAGCACAG GTACTGTTACTACTGTATAAGGACCCGCTGCGCCTCAGCAGCATCGTTCCGGTGTCTTAGGTGTAACGAGCCTGTGGTTGCTATACAACGGGAAGGTGTTTCAAGTGGCAAATGA
- the LOC106300460 gene encoding probable plastidic glucose transporter 3, with product MDSVRRTYTMMRGRHIEKRVPSKELLSVLDKAETAVTGTGKDIGNPSWKRSLPHVFVASLTSLLFGYHLGVVNETLESISIDLGFSGNTIAEGLVVSTCLGGAFIGSLFSGLVADGVGRRRAFQLSALPMIIGASVSATTESLEGMLLGRFFVGIGMGIGPSVTALYVTEVSPAYVRGTYGSSTQIATCLGLLASLFAGIPAKDNFGWWRICFWISTVPAVVLAVFMELCAESPQWLFKRGRAAEAEVVFEKLLGGAYVKAAMAELVKSDRGDDADSAKLSELLFGRSFRVVFIGSTLFALQQLSGINAVFYFSSTVFKKAGVPSASANICVGVCNLLGSTVAVVLMDKLGRKVLLIGSFAGMAVSLGLQALAHTSYSSTFGTLFLSVGGMLLFVLSFATGAGPVPSILLSEICPGRLRATALAVCLAVHWVINFFVGLLFLRMLEQLGSVLLNAIFGFFCVVAVIFVQKNVIETKGKSLQEIEISLLSATSQ from the exons ATGGATTCTGTTAGACGCACGTACACGATGATGCGAGGTCGTCACATTGAGAAACGTGTTCCTTCCAAAGAGTTGCTCTCTGTTCTCGATAAAGCTGAAACTGCAG TGACTGGGACGGGAAAAGATATCGGGAATCCTTCATGGAAGCGATCTCTGCCTCACGTATTCGTTGCATCCCTCACCTCCCTTTTATTCGGCTATCACCTTGG GGTTGTTAATGAAACTCTCGAAAGCATTTCAATTGACCTTGGCTTTAGTGGCAACACCATCGCCGAAG GTCTTGTTGTTAGTACGTGCTTAGGCGGCGCCTTTATTGGATCTCTGTTCAGTGGTTTGGTCGCGGATGGTGTTGGCCGCCGTAGAGCTTTCCAGTTGAGCGCTTTACCAATGATTATCGGAGCTTCAGTGAG TGCAACAACTGAGAGTCTTGAGGGCATGCTCCTGGGAAGGTTTTTTGTCGGAATTGGGATGGGCATAGGTCCTTCTGTTACGGCTCTCTATGTCACTGAG GTGTCACCTGCTTATGTGAGAGGCACATATGGCAGCTCTACCCAAATTGCGACTTGTCTTGGGCTCTTAGCTTCACTATTTGCTGGAATCCCAGCAAAAGACAACTTTGGCTG GTGGCGTATATGTTTTTGGATATCCACAGTCCCAGCTGTGGTCCTTGCTGTTTTCATGGAACTCTGCGCCGAAAGTCCTCAGTGGCTTTTCAAG AGAGGAAGGGCAGCTGAAGCTGAAGTCGTGTTTGAGAAGTTACTGGGAGGGGCATACGTCAAAGCTGCCATGGCAGAGTTAGTGAAGTCAGATAGGGGAGATGACGCCGATTCGGCCAAATTGTCGGAATTGCTTTTTGGGCGCAGTTTTAGAG TGGTTTTCATTGGATCTACCCTTTTTGCTTTACAACAGTTGTCTGGGATAAACGCTGTGTTCTATTTCTCATCAACTGTCTTCAAGAAAGCTGGTGTACCTTCAGCCTCGGCCAACATTTGTGTGGGAGTATGCAACCTCTTAG GTTCTACTGTAGCAGTGGTTTTGATGGATAAGCTGGGGAGAAAAGTATTGCTTATTGGGAGTTTTGCGGGCATG GCAGTATCGCTGGGTCTCCAAGCATTAGCACATACTTCATATTCATCAACTTTTGGAACCTTGTTTCTCTCGGTCGGAGGAATGCTACT GTTTGTGTTGTCGTTTGCAACTGGAGCTGGTCCTGTTCCAAGTATTCTCCTGTCCGAGATATGCCCTGGTCGTCTTCGGGCAACAGCATTGGCTGTTTGTCTTGCTGTTCACTGG GTAATAAACTTCTTCGTGGGGCTGCTGTTTCTAAGAATGCTGGAGCAACTAGGTTCGGTGCTTCTAAATGCAATCTTCGGCTTTTTCTGCGTGGTGGCAGTTATCTTTGTGCAGAAGAACGTGATTGAGACTAAAGGGAAGAGCCTCCAAGAGATAGAAATCAGTCTACTCTCCGCCACCAGCCAGTGA